A DNA window from Anoplolepis gracilipes chromosome 13, ASM4749672v1, whole genome shotgun sequence contains the following coding sequences:
- the LOC140672300 gene encoding TWiK family of potassium channels protein 18 — MPRGVVPMRSSLRSRDSSSTSTGVDPRERVKDCCRKLVAFMCTQVGVGGLVVGYAIVGAFGFIMIETSEFDQPAIVCEREFIRMEYANELWFSTASNQSVNVLNRAAFHVVSNNILRRYQENITNGVRQKINCSGLSPVEIWTFPAALMFCLSVFTMIGYGSLVPKTSWGKGATVVYAVLGIPLYVLYFLNMGSVLAQTFKWLYTRLHECTGQRKPGQKITVPSTACLWVIFAYILAGSIMFAQWEGWEFLDSAYFCVTSLCKIGMGDLVPGWSHGNSTQSNQTKLIINFVYLLLGMGLIAMCYNLMKEDVYVKARELKQQLNQAMDAIHYKMVTCCKSEPMD; from the coding sequence ATGCCACGCGGCGTGGTACCAATGAGATCCTCTCTGAGGAGTCGAGATTCGTCCTCGACATCAACCGGGGTTGATCCTCGAGAGCGCGTCAAGGACTGTTGCCGAAAGCTGGTGGCTTTTATGTGCACCCAAGTGGGTGTAGGAGGATTAGTGGTGGGTTACGCTATAGTGGGCGCATTCGGCTTCATAATGATCGAAACTAGTGAGTTCGATCAGCCGGCGATAGTGTGCGAGCGAGAGTTCATTCGCATGGAGTACGCCAACGAGTTGTGGTTTAGTACTGCCAGCAATCAGTCGGTGAACGTGTTAAACCGGGCTGCTTTTCACGTGGTGTCCAACAATATTCTGCGCCGCTACCAGGAGAACATCACCAACGGCGTGCGGCAGAAGATAAACTGCAGCGGTCTCTCACCTGTCGAGATCTGGACGTTCCCAGCGGCATTGATGTTCTGTCTGTCAGTGTTCACCATGATCGGCTACGGCAGTCTGGTGCCTAAGACTTCGTGGGGCAAGGGTGCCACCGTGGTCTATGCGGTACTTGGTATTCCGCTGTACGTGCTCTATTTCCTAAACATGGGCAGCGTGCTCGCGCAGACTTTTAAATGGCTTTACACGCGATTGCACGAATGCACCGGCCAGCGGAAACCTGGACAAAAGATCACTGTACCCTCGACCGCCTGTCTCTGGGTAATATTCGCCTACATTCTTGCCGGCTCGATCATGTTTGCCCAGTGGGAAGGATGGGAATTTCTAGATAGCGCTTATTTCTGTGTCACGTCGCTCTGCAAAATCGGTATGGGCGATCTAGTGCCAGGCTGGAGCCATGGAAATTCCACGCAGAGTAACCAGACCAAGCTCATCATTAATTTCGTGTACTTACTGCTGGGCATGGGCTTGATAGCCATGTGCTATAATCTGATGAAGGAAGATGTATATGTGAAAGCTCGAGAGCTCAAACAACAGCTGAATCAAGCGATGGATGCGATTCATTATAAGATGGTGACGTGTTGTAAGTCGGAACCTAtggattga